From Pseudarthrobacter equi, a single genomic window includes:
- a CDS encoding ABC transporter substrate-binding protein: MSEKTRISSITRRQFGLTAFGLSALAAGLTACGGGGGSSDSGSKTLQLVLSGDTNQGGAFAAAAKKYKEATGITIEVVDVPTADITTKLKNAATANDLPALARVTALDPLWANQLQDLSDIAKSHSIDEKYLQESPDGIIPAIPSDLTAVGLFVNKSLFDKAGVKYPTAIEGTWTWDEFIAAVTEVREKAGAKYGFVMDRSGHRLRAMMYEFGSTAFAKENGKYAGDSKAVETLEYFQRINDDKTMPKSVWLSGEDGNAMFKSGQVAAYYSGSWQVADFNKNIKDFEWLSVPLPKKEVNATNLGGGFMVAFKDTGADEEAKKFIDWFYEDANYTEFAQLGGYLPAKDLKVEYQFQQPSFELYQKQIAQNDAKGDNAIKRVVAEAYSETPFSGDPLREETVKMLSGSQDAKTTVDNIVKLYNGA, translated from the coding sequence TTGTCAGAGAAGACAAGAATCTCAAGCATCACCCGCCGCCAGTTCGGCCTGACCGCATTCGGGCTGTCAGCACTTGCTGCCGGCCTGACTGCCTGCGGCGGCGGGGGCGGCTCCTCGGACTCCGGGTCCAAGACGCTCCAGCTGGTCCTCTCCGGTGACACCAACCAGGGCGGCGCTTTCGCGGCGGCGGCCAAGAAGTACAAGGAAGCCACGGGCATCACCATCGAGGTGGTGGACGTGCCCACCGCGGACATCACCACCAAACTCAAGAACGCCGCTACCGCTAACGACCTGCCGGCACTGGCCCGCGTCACGGCTCTTGACCCGCTGTGGGCCAACCAGCTGCAGGACCTCTCGGACATCGCCAAGTCCCACAGCATCGACGAAAAGTACCTGCAGGAGTCCCCGGACGGCATCATCCCCGCCATCCCCTCGGACCTCACCGCAGTGGGCCTGTTCGTCAACAAGAGCCTTTTCGACAAGGCCGGCGTCAAATACCCCACCGCCATCGAGGGCACCTGGACCTGGGACGAGTTCATTGCCGCCGTCACCGAAGTCCGTGAAAAGGCCGGCGCCAAGTACGGCTTTGTCATGGACCGCTCCGGGCACCGCCTCCGCGCCATGATGTACGAGTTCGGCAGCACCGCCTTCGCCAAGGAGAACGGCAAGTACGCAGGCGACAGCAAGGCCGTGGAAACCCTGGAGTACTTCCAGAGGATTAACGACGACAAGACCATGCCCAAGTCCGTCTGGCTCAGCGGCGAGGACGGCAACGCCATGTTCAAGAGCGGCCAGGTGGCCGCGTACTACTCCGGCAGCTGGCAGGTGGCCGACTTCAACAAGAACATCAAGGACTTCGAGTGGCTCTCGGTGCCGCTGCCCAAGAAGGAAGTCAACGCCACCAACCTTGGCGGCGGCTTCATGGTGGCCTTCAAGGACACCGGCGCGGACGAGGAAGCCAAGAAGTTCATCGACTGGTTCTACGAGGACGCCAACTACACCGAGTTCGCACAGCTGGGCGGCTACCTGCCGGCCAAGGACCTCAAGGTGGAGTACCAGTTCCAGCAGCCGTCCTTTGAGCTGTACCAGAAGCAGATCGCCCAGAACGACGCCAAGGGCGATAACGCCATCAAGCGCGTGGTGGCAGAGGCGTACTCCGAAACCCCGTTCTCCGGGGACCCGCTGCGCGAAGAGACCGTGAAGATGCTCTCCGGCAGCCAGGATGCCAAAACCACGGTGGACAACATCGTGAAGCTCTACAACGGCGCCTAA
- a CDS encoding VOC family protein — translation MGLNIQIVIDCRRPHHLADWWAETLEWSVEPQDAGFIRSMIEQGFATEDQTTTHHGNLVWKDGAAIRPPDEIESKAPSRRLLFQTGEEEKVVKNRVHWDVNLAGRDKDDVRSELEARGATFLWTARQGPHSWHTMADPEGNEFCIS, via the coding sequence ATGGGACTGAATATCCAGATTGTCATCGACTGCCGCAGGCCGCACCACCTCGCGGACTGGTGGGCCGAAACCCTCGAATGGTCGGTGGAGCCGCAGGATGCCGGGTTCATCCGCTCCATGATCGAGCAGGGCTTCGCCACCGAGGACCAGACCACCACCCACCACGGGAACCTGGTGTGGAAGGACGGGGCCGCCATCCGCCCGCCCGATGAAATCGAGTCCAAGGCGCCCAGCCGCCGCCTCCTGTTCCAGACCGGCGAGGAGGAAAAGGTGGTCAAGAACCGTGTGCACTGGGACGTCAACCTCGCCGGACGGGACAAGGACGACGTCCGGAGCGAGCTGGAAGCGCGGGGTGCCACGTTCCTGTGGACGGCGCGTCAGGGACCGCATTCCTGGCACACCATGGCGGACCCCGAGGGGAACGAGTTCTGCATCAGCTAA
- a CDS encoding 1,4-dihydroxy-2-naphthoyl-CoA synthase, with translation MSNQIPAPVSDVFDPTRWRVVAGFEDFQDMTYHRQVERDADGGWVRDLPTVRIAFNRPEVRNAFRPGTVDELYRSLDHARMTPDVATVLLTGNGPSPKDGGHSFCSGGDQRIRGRDGYRYADGETQETIDPARAGRLHILEVQRLIRTMPKVVIAVVNGWAAGGGHSLHVVADLTIASRQHGKFKQTDATVGSFDAGYGSALLARQIGQKAAREIFFLAREYSAEDMVRMGAVNEAVDHERLEDVALEYAADIARQSPQAIRMLKFAFNLADDGLAGQQVFAGEATRLAYMTDEAVEGKEAFLQKRDPDWSAFPHYF, from the coding sequence GTGAGCAACCAAATTCCCGCCCCGGTGTCCGACGTCTTCGATCCCACCCGCTGGCGGGTGGTAGCCGGTTTCGAGGACTTCCAGGACATGACCTACCACCGCCAGGTGGAGCGGGACGCCGACGGCGGCTGGGTGCGTGACCTGCCCACCGTCCGGATTGCCTTCAACCGTCCCGAGGTACGCAACGCCTTCCGCCCCGGCACCGTGGACGAGCTCTACCGTTCACTGGACCACGCCCGGATGACCCCGGACGTGGCTACCGTACTGCTCACCGGCAACGGCCCCTCCCCCAAGGACGGCGGCCACTCGTTCTGTTCCGGCGGGGACCAGCGGATCCGGGGCCGGGACGGGTACCGGTATGCCGACGGCGAGACGCAGGAAACCATCGACCCCGCCCGCGCCGGCCGGCTGCACATCCTGGAAGTGCAGCGGCTCATTCGCACCATGCCCAAGGTGGTCATCGCGGTGGTCAACGGCTGGGCGGCCGGCGGCGGGCACTCGCTGCATGTGGTGGCAGACCTGACCATCGCCTCCCGGCAGCACGGCAAGTTCAAGCAGACCGACGCCACGGTGGGCAGCTTCGACGCCGGCTATGGCTCGGCGCTGCTGGCCCGGCAGATCGGGCAGAAGGCGGCCCGTGAGATCTTCTTCCTGGCCCGCGAATATTCCGCTGAGGACATGGTCAGGATGGGCGCCGTCAACGAGGCCGTGGACCACGAGCGCCTCGAGGACGTGGCCCTGGAGTACGCCGCAGACATCGCGCGGCAGTCACCGCAGGCCATCCGGATGCTGAAGTTTGCGTTCAACCTGGCCGATGACGGCCTGGCAGGCCAGCAGGTCTTCGCCGGCGAAGCCACCCGGCTGGCCTACATGACGGACGAGGCGGTGGAGGGCAAGGAAGCCTTCCTGCAAAAACGGGACCCCGACTGGTCCGCCTTCCCGCACTACTTCTAA
- a CDS encoding AMP-binding protein, with translation MNSTSPNTSHLNIEPVLKALAAALHGEGPAVELSIGADGALVVGHIETPGCDDAVAVVRTSGSTGAPKATVLTVESLAASSMATALALKGEGQWLLALPVQYVAGIQVLVRSLFAGTRPWVMDMSGGFTPEAFTAAALELTDKIRYTSLVPTQLQRLLDDPSPDTLAVLRRFNAILLGGAPTPPALLDAARGAGVRVVTTYGSAETSGGCVYDGYPLEGVSVRVAPDGRIHLGGDTIAAGYIEAPDEETGTFFEEDGVRWYRTSDIGRIDDDGRLTVLGRADDMIITGGMKVSAADVQEKLEKSDGVAAAFVAGVPSEEWGQAVAAYVALATEGATGDDNAGPAADVDGLRDSWHRELGFAAPKTVLTAPALKMLPNGKPDRLAMTAELSALHQGK, from the coding sequence ATGAACAGCACCTCCCCCAACACCAGCCACCTCAACATCGAGCCCGTGCTCAAGGCCCTGGCCGCCGCGCTCCACGGCGAGGGTCCCGCCGTCGAACTTTCCATCGGTGCCGACGGCGCCCTCGTGGTGGGCCACATCGAAACCCCGGGCTGCGACGACGCGGTGGCGGTGGTCCGCACCTCCGGTTCCACCGGTGCGCCCAAGGCCACGGTCCTGACGGTGGAGTCCCTGGCGGCTTCCTCAATGGCCACGGCGCTGGCGCTCAAGGGCGAAGGCCAGTGGCTGCTGGCCCTCCCAGTGCAGTACGTCGCCGGCATCCAGGTCCTGGTGCGCTCGCTGTTCGCCGGGACCCGGCCGTGGGTGATGGACATGTCCGGCGGTTTCACGCCCGAGGCCTTCACCGCCGCCGCCCTGGAGCTCACGGACAAGATCCGGTACACGTCCCTGGTCCCCACCCAGCTGCAGCGGCTCCTGGACGATCCTTCCCCTGACACGCTCGCCGTGCTCCGCCGCTTCAACGCCATCCTGCTGGGCGGCGCCCCCACCCCGCCCGCGCTGCTCGATGCTGCCCGCGGGGCCGGGGTCCGCGTGGTCACCACCTACGGCTCGGCGGAAACCTCCGGGGGCTGCGTCTACGACGGCTACCCACTGGAAGGCGTGTCCGTCCGGGTGGCCCCGGACGGCCGCATCCACCTGGGCGGCGACACGATTGCCGCCGGCTACATCGAGGCCCCGGACGAGGAAACGGGCACCTTCTTCGAAGAGGACGGCGTCCGCTGGTACCGCACCAGCGATATCGGCAGGATTGACGACGACGGCCGCCTCACCGTGCTGGGACGCGCCGACGACATGATCATCACCGGCGGCATGAAGGTTTCCGCCGCGGACGTCCAGGAAAAGCTGGAAAAGTCCGACGGCGTTGCGGCGGCTTTCGTGGCCGGCGTTCCGTCCGAGGAATGGGGCCAGGCCGTGGCCGCCTACGTGGCGCTCGCCACGGAAGGCGCCACGGGCGACGACAACGCGGGTCCTGCCGCCGACGTCGACGGCCTCCGGGACTCCTGGCACCGCGAACTGGGCTTTGCTGCGCCGAAAACCGTCCTCACCGCGCCTGCCCTGAAGAT